From the genome of Thermococcus chitonophagus, one region includes:
- a CDS encoding UbiD family decarboxylase: MLREIVEKFDDLVVVDKPVKKELEITKYLLKYRDRPVLFKDVEGWEVVGNVWSKRERIAKFLNTDNRGLLELLVKGMEEPEDYIIVDRADFLKNKSEVNLLELPVPKFYPRDGGRYFTSAMVIAKSGDFVNVSFHRMMVLDETRAAIRLVPRHLYAMWRDAVERGEELDVRIVVGNPVHLLLAGATSVAYGVSELKIASAISLHAFGRPVEVVELDGIPVPVESEFVFKAKITDELVDEGPFVDITGTYDIVRKQPVIVFERMYHVDDPVFHALLPGGYEHYMLMGLPKEPQIYSAVKRIVPKVHGVRLTEGGCMWLHAVVSITKQHEGDGKNAILAAFTGHPSLKRVVVVDEDVNIYDDREVEWAIATRFQPDRDLVVIPNARGSSLDPSGKDGLTAKWGIDATKPLDRKEEFEKARL; the protein is encoded by the coding sequence ATGTTGAGGGAGATAGTTGAGAAGTTTGATGATCTCGTCGTTGTGGATAAGCCGGTAAAAAAGGAGCTCGAGATAACCAAGTACCTCCTCAAGTACAGGGACAGGCCAGTCCTCTTTAAAGATGTTGAGGGATGGGAGGTCGTTGGAAACGTCTGGTCCAAGAGGGAGAGGATAGCTAAGTTCCTCAATACCGATAACAGGGGATTGCTTGAGCTACTAGTTAAGGGCATGGAGGAGCCCGAAGACTACATAATTGTTGATAGAGCCGATTTTCTGAAGAACAAAAGCGAGGTCAACCTTCTCGAGCTTCCAGTTCCAAAGTTCTACCCCAGGGATGGGGGGAGGTACTTCACATCAGCGATGGTCATAGCCAAAAGTGGGGACTTCGTCAACGTCTCCTTCCACAGGATGATGGTCCTCGATGAAACAAGGGCGGCGATAAGGTTAGTCCCGAGGCACCTCTACGCCATGTGGAGAGATGCCGTGGAGAGGGGGGAGGAGCTTGACGTGAGAATAGTCGTGGGAAATCCAGTTCATCTGTTGCTGGCAGGAGCAACGAGCGTTGCCTACGGCGTTAGCGAGCTTAAGATAGCCTCTGCGATAAGCCTCCACGCCTTTGGAAGGCCCGTGGAGGTTGTCGAGCTCGATGGAATCCCCGTTCCCGTTGAGAGCGAGTTCGTCTTTAAAGCCAAGATTACCGATGAGCTAGTTGATGAAGGCCCCTTCGTCGACATAACCGGAACCTACGACATAGTCAGGAAGCAGCCCGTGATCGTCTTCGAGAGGATGTACCACGTTGATGATCCCGTGTTTCACGCTCTTTTACCGGGCGGCTACGAGCACTACATGCTTATGGGCCTTCCGAAGGAGCCTCAGATATATTCTGCCGTTAAGAGGATTGTTCCAAAGGTTCACGGGGTCAGGCTCACAGAGGGGGGATGCATGTGGCTACACGCTGTAGTTTCGATTACGAAGCAGCACGAAGGGGACGGAAAGAACGCTATACTTGCAGCCTTTACGGGCCATCCAAGCCTGAAGAGGGTTGTTGTGGTAGATGAGGACGTTAATATCTATGATGACAGGGAGGTTGAGTGGGCGATAGCAACGAGGTTCCAGCCCGACAGGGATCTCGTGGTAATTCCAAATGCAAGAGGATCTTCGCTTGATCCCTCCGGTAAAGACGGATTAACAGCTAAGTGGGGCATAGACGCCACGAAGCCACTCGACAGAAAGGAAGAGTTCGAGAAGGCGAGGCTGTAG
- a CDS encoding tRNA pseudouridine(54/55) synthase Pus10 — protein sequence MILEKAKEVLEEYGLCNHCLGRLFAKLGTGSNEERGKAIRLVLEMETGLNFEEPDECDLCGGVFRKIPEFVDLCIEAVKDYEFETFRIGSRFPQEIIEKEREIWTKFKIETGEPINREFNRELGKAFAVKTGKKPSTNPDLVIVVEPFSKKVELQVNPIYVAGRYRKLVRGIPQTPAPGFKESVATIICRAFRKHFNGKCVFKGAGREDVDVRMLGRGRPFVVEIKRPKKRKIDLEDVEREINSSRKVEVLDLRLITPREAEEILTRRHRKLYEALVYVKDGVSREEVEKVVRELTGAEIRQRTPRRVLNSRADLVRVRKVYKAEGELIDDKHFKLRLLTDGGLYIKELISGDKGRTTPSVSEILGKEAWCELLDVLEVLEDDADVEGDS from the coding sequence ATGATACTCGAGAAGGCCAAGGAAGTCCTTGAGGAGTACGGGCTGTGCAACCACTGCCTGGGAAGGCTATTTGCTAAACTGGGCACGGGGAGCAACGAGGAGAGGGGCAAGGCTATAAGGCTAGTGTTGGAGATGGAAACTGGCTTGAACTTTGAAGAGCCCGATGAGTGCGACCTCTGCGGGGGAGTTTTTAGGAAGATTCCAGAGTTCGTCGATTTATGCATTGAAGCTGTCAAAGATTATGAGTTCGAAACCTTCAGGATTGGCTCAAGGTTTCCCCAGGAAATCATTGAGAAGGAAAGGGAGATATGGACGAAATTTAAAATAGAAACGGGAGAGCCGATAAACAGGGAGTTCAACAGGGAGTTGGGCAAGGCATTTGCTGTGAAGACTGGAAAGAAGCCCTCAACGAATCCTGATTTAGTTATAGTTGTTGAGCCTTTCTCTAAAAAGGTTGAGTTGCAGGTGAATCCAATTTATGTTGCTGGCAGGTACAGGAAGCTCGTTAGGGGAATTCCCCAAACACCAGCCCCAGGGTTCAAGGAGAGCGTTGCGACGATAATATGCCGAGCCTTCAGGAAGCACTTTAACGGAAAGTGCGTGTTTAAGGGTGCTGGGAGGGAGGATGTAGATGTAAGGATGCTTGGCAGGGGAAGACCTTTCGTCGTTGAGATTAAGAGGCCCAAGAAGAGGAAGATAGACTTGGAGGATGTTGAAAGGGAGATAAACTCTTCTAGAAAGGTTGAGGTGCTCGATTTAAGGCTCATAACTCCCAGGGAGGCCGAAGAGATACTCACGAGGCGGCACAGGAAGCTCTACGAGGCATTAGTTTACGTAAAGGATGGAGTAAGTAGGGAGGAAGTTGAAAAAGTAGTTAGGGAGCTGACAGGAGCGGAAATAAGACAGAGAACCCCGAGGAGAGTGTTGAACAGCAGGGCAGATCTCGTGAGGGTTAGAAAGGTCTACAAGGCCGAGGGTGAGCTTATCGATGACAAGCATTTCAAATTAAGGCTACTCACTGATGGAGGTCTCTACATAAAGGAGCTGATTTCTGGCGATAAAGGAAGGACTACGCCTTCGGTATCTGAGATCCTGGGGAAGGAAGCTTGGTGTGAGCTTCTGGATGTTTTAGAGGTTCTGGAGGATGATGCAGATGTTGAGGGAGATAGTTGA
- a CDS encoding translation initiation factor IF-2 subunit alpha, translating to MPRRAREYPEEGEFVVATVKRVHNYGAFLELDEYPGKEGFMHISEVASTWVKNIRDYLREGQKVVAKVIRVDPRKGHIDLSLRRVTQQQRKAKLQEYKRAQKAENLLKMAAEKLGKDFETAWREVWVPLEEEWGEVYAAFEDAAKEGIDVLKGHVPDEWLPVLKEIIDNYVEVPTVTIDAEFEITVPKPNGIEIIKEALIRARDRANKEKDIEVKFTYQGAPRYRIDITAPDYYKAEEVLEDIAEEILRVIKQAGGEATLLRKEKRIRKVKKRKK from the coding sequence ATGCCGAGGAGAGCAAGAGAATACCCCGAAGAGGGAGAGTTCGTCGTTGCAACGGTTAAGAGAGTTCACAATTACGGTGCATTCCTCGAGCTTGACGAGTATCCCGGCAAGGAGGGCTTCATGCACATAAGTGAAGTGGCCTCAACATGGGTGAAGAACATCAGGGACTACCTAAGGGAGGGCCAAAAGGTAGTTGCTAAGGTAATTAGAGTTGATCCAAGGAAGGGGCACATAGACTTGAGCCTGAGGAGGGTCACCCAGCAGCAGAGGAAGGCCAAGCTTCAGGAGTACAAGAGGGCTCAGAAGGCCGAGAACCTGCTAAAGATGGCTGCGGAAAAGCTAGGAAAGGACTTTGAGACTGCTTGGAGGGAAGTATGGGTTCCCCTTGAGGAGGAGTGGGGCGAGGTTTATGCTGCGTTTGAAGATGCTGCGAAGGAAGGAATTGACGTTTTGAAAGGTCACGTCCCCGATGAATGGTTGCCAGTTCTCAAGGAGATAATAGACAACTACGTTGAGGTTCCCACTGTGACAATAGATGCCGAGTTCGAGATCACCGTTCCGAAGCCGAACGGAATCGAAATAATAAAGGAGGCACTAATTAGGGCCAGGGACAGGGCGAACAAGGAGAAGGACATAGAGGTGAAGTTCACCTACCAGGGAGCCCCGAGGTACAGAATAGACATCACTGCCCCGGACTACTACAAGGCCGAAGAAGTCCTTGAGGACATAGCCGAGGAGATACTTAGGGTTATAAAGCAGGCAGGAGGAGAGGCCACGCTGTTAAGGAAGGAGAAGAGGATCAGAAAGGTCAAGAAGAGGAAGAAGTGA
- a CDS encoding RNA-protein complex protein Nop10: MRFRIRKCPKCGRYTLKEICPVCGEKTKVAHPPRFSPEDPYGEYRRRLKRELLGIGRKEK, translated from the coding sequence ATGAGATTCAGGATAAGGAAGTGCCCAAAGTGCGGGAGGTACACCCTTAAGGAGATATGCCCAGTCTGCGGGGAAAAGACTAAAGTAGCACATCCACCAAGGTTCTCACCTGAAGACCCGTATGGGGAGTACAGGAGGAGGCTCAAGAGGGAGCTCCTCGGGATAGGGAGGAAGGAAAAATGA
- a CDS encoding proteasome assembly chaperone family protein, with amino-acid sequence MKETIIVVHERPDIYDPIFIEGLPGIGLVGKLAAEHLIQELKAKKFAELYSPHFMHQVLIRKGSIVELMKNEFYYWKSPDDEHRDLIIITGDTQVPPTDSYGHFEVVGKMLDFVQEFGTREIITMGGYQVPELQGEPRVLAAVTHPDLVGYYQEKLKDCNVEVIWREDEGGAIVGAAGLLLGIGKLRGMFGISLLGESLGYIVDAKAAKAVLSAVAKILNLEIDMTALDERAKETEEILRKVEEMQRAMMEQQLPRPSHEEEDRGYL; translated from the coding sequence ATGAAGGAAACGATAATTGTTGTACACGAGAGGCCCGATATTTACGACCCAATCTTTATAGAGGGCCTTCCTGGGATCGGCCTAGTTGGAAAGCTTGCAGCTGAGCACTTAATTCAGGAGCTAAAAGCGAAGAAGTTTGCCGAGCTTTATTCTCCTCACTTCATGCACCAAGTGCTGATCAGGAAGGGCTCGATAGTTGAGCTCATGAAGAACGAGTTCTACTACTGGAAGAGCCCCGACGATGAGCACAGGGATCTGATAATAATAACTGGAGATACACAAGTGCCCCCGACAGATAGTTACGGTCACTTCGAGGTAGTCGGGAAGATGCTTGACTTCGTTCAGGAGTTCGGAACGAGGGAGATAATCACGATGGGAGGTTATCAAGTCCCAGAGCTACAGGGAGAGCCCAGGGTTTTAGCGGCTGTAACACACCCAGATCTCGTGGGCTATTATCAGGAGAAGCTCAAGGACTGCAACGTTGAGGTGATATGGAGGGAAGATGAAGGAGGAGCAATAGTCGGTGCAGCGGGCCTTCTTTTAGGAATTGGAAAGCTTAGGGGAATGTTCGGGATAAGCCTCCTGGGGGAGAGCTTAGGCTACATAGTTGACGCCAAGGCCGCAAAGGCAGTTCTGTCCGCTGTGGCTAAGATACTCAACCTCGAGATAGACATGACTGCACTGGATGAGAGGGCCAAGGAGACTGAGGAGATACTGAGAAAGGTAGAAGAGATGCAGAGGGCAATGATGGAGCAGCAGCTTCCAAGGCCAAGCCACGAAGAGGAGGATAGGGGCTACCTCTGA